A single window of Plasmodium reichenowi strain SY57 chromosome 14, whole genome shotgun sequence DNA harbors:
- a CDS encoding translation initiation factor IF-1, putative, producing the protein MCSVFITRLSLDFFVFLFFCFFFLYFPSEEIKVEKKTFSFLNFNNNISQWKNNKTSRFFHKISWNKNHIKNNINHFLRDKRGVHILYEKNQNVKNEISKTKENDTFEMNGVVVECLANTNFIVSIPNGEKFLCFISGKLRINKVKINLGDMVKFQIHKLNFEKRRGKIVFRYLQHTSLKKKK; encoded by the coding sequence atgtgtagTGTTTTCATAACCCGTTTGTCTTTAgatttttttgttttcctttttttttgttttttttttttgtatttcccatcagaagaaataaaagtTGAGAAGAAAACATTCTCTTTcttaaattttaataataatatatcacaatggaaaaataataaaacctcaagattttttcataaaatatcATGGAATAAGAAccatattaaaaataatataaatcattttttaagaGATAAAAGAGGAGTAcacatattatatgaaaaaaatcaaaatgtaaaaaatgaaatttcaaaaacaaaagaaaatgatacATTCGAAATGAATGGTGTAGTAGTAGAATGCTTAGCTAACACAAATTTTATTGTAAGCATACCAAATGGtgaaaaatttttatgttttatatcAGGAAAATTAAGAATTAATAAAgttaaaattaatttagGAGATATGGTGAAATTCCAAATtcataaattaaattttgaAAAACGAAGAGGTAAAATTGTCTTTAGATATTTACAGCATACATCCttaaagaagaagaaatag
- a CDS encoding shewanella-like protein phosphatase 1, putative, translating to MNVDKILWLTIITFLVNIFETLCLSKYKYLFKYLIVDRKKLDPSYTYKYDNIQWNHKIIAIGDIHGDVESLKLILRHSNLIDENDEWIAQDVVLVQVGDILDRGVFGTYIYDYLLKLQKDAIKKNSKVILIMGNHEQLNLCGAFHYVNESEVMLFFQNNRNNRLFSFTNKNGYYFKKLIRLPVIVKINNIIFTHGGISKHMSEYDINTINLKTRLQIENKCKMFQFEKYNYLSKDGVLWNNEISHQVKLQPKKTCKHLSNILKKYNAKGLVVGHTRQKSHEIQTYCNNSFFLIDTGMSLFMNNGQPYPNYLQIEKGKFKTVHLIVQEYNRKKTCQGKKIQLNKPYKKTICLSHKIKDL from the coding sequence atgaatgtAGACAAAATATTATGGCTAACCATAATTACCTTTTTGGTTAACATTTTTGAAACTCTATGtttatcaaaatataaatatctttttaaatatttaatagtGGACCGAAAAAAGTTGGATCCGAgttatacatataaatatgataatatacAATGGAACCATAAAATAATAGCCATCGGAGATATCCATGGGGACGTAGAAAgtttaaaattaatattaagaCATTCAAATTTAATAgatgaaaatgatgaatGGATTGCTCAAGATGTTGTGTTAGTCCAGGTAGGTGATATATTAGACAGAGGTGTTTTTggtacatatatttatgattatctattaaaattacaaaaagatgccatcaaaaaaaatagtaaagttattttaataatggGTAATCATGAACAACTTAATTTATGTGGAGCCTTTCATTATGTCAATGAATCTGAAGTaatgttattttttcaaaataatcGAAATAATAGATTATTTAGTTTTACTAATAAAAATggatattattttaaaaaactTATTAGATTACCAGttattgtaaaaataaacaatattatttttacacATGGAGGAATTAGTAAACACATGTCTGAATATGATATTAACActattaatttaaaaacaaGATTAcaaatagaaaataaatgtaaaatgtttcaatttgaaaaatataattatttaagCAAAGATGGAGTTTTATGGAATAATGAAATTTCACATCAAGTCAAATTACaaccaaaaaaaacatGTAAACATTTATCAAACattcttaaaaaatataatgcAAAAGGTTTAGTTGTAGGACATACTAGGCAAAAATCACATGAAATTCAAACATATTGTAATAATtccttttttcttataGATACTGGAATGAGCTTATTTATGAATAATGGGCAACCATATCCAAATTATTTACAAATAGAAAAAGGGAAATTTAAAACCGTTCACTTAATTGTCCAAGAATACAACCGAAAAAAAACTTGTcaaggaaaaaaaatacaattaAATAAGCCATATAAGAAAACGATATGTCTAAGtcataaaattaaagatttgtga
- a CDS encoding small subunit rRNA processing KH domain protein, putative produces MTKRIIKSDITSKGIVRSSKSDVKSFKVEDKESDINNVQNKGQILTIQNIIENDNNVIDSTNDKKINKKLIIKNKKKNNTNMNTHEMRIITIPKQRRTSVIKNWLELIKPIVTHLKLEIRMNKDKIEVRTCKLTEDKNNLQKSSDYIKAYLLGFTLEDSLALLRIEDLYIESFQIQDVKILKGDHLSRCIGRICGSNGSTKYAIENATKTRIVIANDKIHILGSFNNIKMARHSICSLILGSTQGKIFNKLNILAKRMKERF; encoded by the coding sequence ATGacaaaaagaattataaaaagtgATATAACATCCAAAGGAATCGTCAGAAGTTCAAAAAGTGATGTTAAATCCTTTAAGGTTGAGGATAAAGAATCagatattaataatgttCAAAATAAAGGACAGATATTAACTATACAGAATATTAtagaaaatgataataacGTTATAGATAGTACGAATGATAAGAAGATAAATAAGAAATtgataataaagaataagaagaaaaataatactaATATGAATACACATGAAATGAGGATTATAACTATACCTAAACAAAGAAGAACTTCagttataaaaaattggTTAGAATTAATAAAACCAATAGTAACACATTTAAAATTAGAAATAAGAATgaataaagataaaattGAAGTACGTACATGTAAACTAACagaagataaaaataatttacaaaaatCATCAGATTATATTAAAGCATATTTATTAGGATTTACTTTAGAAGATTCTTTAGCATTATTAAGAATCGaagatttatatattgaaagTTTTCAAATTCAAGATGtcaaaatattaaaaggTGATCATTTATCAAGATGTATTGGTAGAATATGTGGAAGTAATGGATCAACTAAATATGCAATTGAAAACGCAACAAAAACAAGAATTGTTATAGCTAATGATAAAATTCATATCTTAGGTagttttaataatattaaaatggCAAGGCATTCTATATGTAGTTTAATCCTTGGTTCTACACaaggaaaaatatttaataaattaaatattttagCAAAAAGAATGAAAGAAAGATtctaa
- a CDS encoding hypothetical protein (conserved Plasmodium protein, unknown function) produces MRYAEYYIKQNVVSLNDIEIDVLEKPFFNDLLINSNFLNCVNIHVIIEKKKKQKKNVNLYEIKLKLIYNNNNNDKSVYLTNALHQERTSSVKQKYDYIDLKSFTTKDKKRETYLNHNINYKKDISIYNNDVNEKIHNNEITNEYNKNYKLLFEHSVSSNIWENENCIEQYKNNKCISHWLTKPCDISDVLKKKNLFSQMFYPFKNEYFSKYIYLPSFISIKKGNIKSVHFLLNNKLSIVLSLDLIVDKTNSNAFEIHRNIELHNMLKLKNNQIILCRNCNSNIVNYSNVNCIMPHLYININNFFEHAFCEECTSFSYEGLRDTRNTIIIFPNYLSFSYGIINKCNLSIKKNSLENYRHLFFCTTCYTPIGYLENNNKNNYSYNNNKSINENIKNNIFQFIQKNSSDDYMNIDHTNILHISNKLYLQNTNKEDINNNEHFKKSYINTLEKKNQNIKENNTMMNNNFSSNNMNIENDIKLNHNGETNHTKDNENKDCLSKNCTQENIIQKEGFINDVDKNSNEQKTREECDPYDKIKFYIFKHKINIPLCKENIFKNYNDVLFLNEYIYNKNEKYNIQTFYITNNEKKYIIDIRIFIKKMYISSILQKKWNNKNLLFFQKVIKILYCIKSKREIICANADVLNVSKSIYEDLLKILITYSYKSKVFKNKFVSYLPLVQ; encoded by the coding sequence ATGAGATATGctgaatattatattaaacaaAATGTGGTGTCATTAAATGATATAGAAATTGACGTACTAGAAAAACCTTTTTTTAACgatttattaataaacaGTAATTTTCTGAATTGTGTTAACATTCATGTTataattgaaaaaaaaaaaaaacaaaaaaaaaatgtaaatcTATATGAAATTAAGTTAAAactaatatataataataataataatgataaaagtGTATATCTTACAAATGCTTTACATCAAGAAAGGACCTCCTCCGTTAAACAAAAGTATGATTATATTGATTTGAAAAGTTTTACTAcaaaagataaaaaaagagaaacatatttaaatcataatataaattataaaaaagatataagtatttataataatgatgttaatgaaaaaatacaCAACAATGAAATAACCAATgaatataacaaaaattataaattgTTATTTGAGCATAGTGTCTCATCAAATATTTGGGAAAATGAAAATTGTATagaacaatataaaaataacaaatgTATATCACATTGGTTAACAAAACCATGTGATATAAGTgatgtattaaaaaaaaaaaacttgTTTAGTCAAATGTTTTATCCCTtcaaaaatgaatatttttcaaaatatatatacttaccttcttttatttccataaaaaaaggaaatataaaatcTGTTCACTtcttattaaataataaattaagCATTGTTCTTTCATTAGATCTTATTGTTGATAAAACAAATAGTAACGCTTTTGAAATTCATAGGAATATAGAATTACATAACATgttaaaattaaaaaacaatcaaataatattatgtagAAATTGTAATTCGAATATTGTAAATTATTCAAATGTTAATTGCATTATGccacatttatatataaatataaataatttttttgagCATGCTTTTTGTGAAGAATGCACTAGTTTTTCATATGAAGGTTTAAGAGATACACGTAATACTATCATTATCTTTCCtaattatttatcatttagttatggaataataaataaatgtaacttatcaattaaaaaaaattccCTGGAAAATTATCGacatctttttttttgtaccACTTGTTACACACCCATTGGatatttagaaaataataataaaaacaattattcttataataataataaatctataaatgaaaatataaaaaataatatttttcaattcatacaaaaaaatagCTCAGATGATTATATGAACATAGATCATACTAATATACTACATATATCtaacaaattatatttacaaaatacTAATAAAGAGGATATAAACAACAATgaacattttaaaaaaagttatataaatactttggaaaagaaaaatcaaaatataaaggaaaataatacaatgatgaataataatttttcaagtaacaatatgaatattGAAAATGACATTAAATTAAATCACAATGGTGAGACAAACCATACAAAggataatgaaaataaagatTGTCTTAGTAAAAACTGTACACAGGAGAATATAATTCAAAAAGAAGGATTTATAAATGATGTTGATAAAAATAGTAATGAACAAAAAACAAGAGAGGAATGTGATCCTTATGATAagataaaattttatatatttaaacataaaataaatattccactttgtaaagaaaatatttttaaaaattataacgatgtcttatttttaaatgaatatatttataacaaaaatgaaaaatataatatccAAACATTTTACATAAcaaataatgaaaagaaatacATTATTGATATAAggatatttataaaaaaaatgtatatatcatcaatattacaaaaaaaatggaataataaaaatttactattttttcaaaaagtaataaagattttatattgtataaaaTCAAAGCGTGAAATAATATGTGCAAACGCAGATGTATTGAATGTTTCTAAAAGCATTTATGaagatttattaaaaatattgattACATATTCGTATAAGTCTAAAGTATTTAAAAACAAGTTTGTGTCCTACTTACCTTTGGTTCAATAG
- a CDS encoding nucleoside transporter 3, putative — translation MSDSQSKDTFHTTVGGLYEKPNKVRDVECLYPCDIEKVDTFEEDRYRKLLCAAYALMAIIADAPYFMIVSMADYFKTAFNVNDIMINEFALMESLILIVVCSLLHLIGSYRLKWNLLMPIFMTMILVVLNFVIYFKSDYIGHKIIIFSAIPLGLVSCISKMTTMKICVLFKNAYCSAYVCGLSFSGFIVFIIYMLGAYVFFPNDEMKFFKMFTFFCLVICSLALTCFSILYRLYKKRFVKILEEKYKDKGLKINRKIFYDSIKSIKIMWPYMLIAYFTSLLTYQIYPSIFPTFMDVSKELKGTLAGFLLFGDSMAHLLVHYRRNEFLKTDFSTLVFCTLFRIFFVPIFLFLPKLHYIYNFSYFMLTSFSFLFGLMNGLVNNSIFLKAPETCKEKSKYEYIQLTPNILYLCLILGITSGCLISKIHVRIVNLIAVILK, via the coding sequence atgaGTGACAGTCAGAGTAAGGATACGTTTCATACAACAGTAGGTGGATTATATGAGAAGCCTAACAAAGTTCGAGATGTTGAATGTTTATATCCATGTGATATTGAAAAAGTAGATACTTTTGAAGAAGATAGGTATAGGAAGTTATTATGTGCAGCATATGCATTAATGGCTATAATAGCTGATGCTCCATATTTTATGATTGTATCGATGGCTGATTATTTTAAAACTGCTTTTAATGTAAATgatattatgataaatgAATTTGCCTTAATGGAAAGTTTAATATTGATTGTTGTATGTTCATTATTACATTTAATAGGAAGTTATCGTTTAAAATGGAATTTACTTATGCCTATATTTATGACGATGATATTAGTTGTGTtaaattttgttatttattttaaatcTGACTACATTGGTCATAAGATTATCATATTCAGTGCTATACCTTTAGGTTTAGTATCTTGTATATCTAAAATGACTACTATGAAAATATGTGTTTTGTTTAAAAATGCCTATTGTAGTGCTTATGTATGTGGATTATCTTTTTCAGGTTTTATagtatttataatatatatgttagGGGCCTATGTGTTTTTTCCGAATGATGAAATGAAATTTTTTAAGATGtttacttttttttgtttagTTATTTGTTCATTAGCATTAACATGTTTTTCTATCCTATACCGACTATACAAAAAACGATTTGTGAAAATATTGGAAGAAAAGTATAAAGATAAAGgattaaaaattaatagaaaaatattttatgattCTATAAAatcaataaaaataatgtgGCCATATATGTTGATTGCATATTTTACAAGTTTATTGACTTATCAAATATATCCATCCATATTTCCAACTTTTATGGATGTTAGTAAAGAATTAAAAGGAACACTAGCTGggtttttattatttggtGATTCTATGGCTCACTTATTAGTTCATTATAGAAGAAACGagtttttaaaaacagATTTTTCTACATTAGTCTTTTGCACATTGTTcagaatattttttgtacctatatttttattcttgCCAAAgcttcattatatatataacttcagttattttatgttgactagcttttcatttttatttggaCTAATGAATGGATTGGTGAATAAttcaatttttttgaaaGCACCAGAAACGTGTAAAGAAAAAAGCAAATATGAGTATATTCAATTAACTCCAAATATACTTTACTTATGTTTAATTTTGGGAATAACCAGTGGGTGTTTAATATCCAAGATTCATGTAAGAATTGTGAATTTAATTGCAgttattttaaaataa
- a CDS encoding hypothetical protein (conserved Plasmodium protein, unknown function), with the protein MEQKYGIVNDDEKLNEYNDSIRYREYKKYIRNVQLNFEKILTEFNDNINKYDNSYKNRIPNKQEEDEINEFLLKNKKKIQDLEYLHKDGIQNLDTMKKYFNKYSTYSIEITRYFSIFDKFKIQLQTMKNSMDKAYFHNNIYLKKKKENMNNINNTSIFDGNNKNKNINKNNNNNNNNNMSHVFSERIALENSLSELDNMLSVGESTTFQLKLQNNNIIKQLKKMNTFNKYIPQIQKILKKIKYYSFKRVIILSITISICIFIFCIFKLGK; encoded by the coding sequence ATGGAACAAAAGTATGGGATTGTAAATGATGATGAGAAATTGAACGAATATAATGACAGTATAAGATATCGAGAATacaagaaatatataagaaatgTTCAGTTGAATTTTGAGAAGATATTAACAGAatttaatgataatattaataaatatgacAATAGTTATAAGAATAGAATTCCGAATAAACAAGAAGAAGATGAGATAaatgaatttttattaaaaaataagaaaaaaatacaagatttagaatatttacataaagATGGAATACAAAATTTAGATAcgatgaaaaaatattttaataaatatagtACTTATTCTATAGAAATTACAAGATATTTTAGTATATTtgataaatttaaaatacaGTTACAAACTATGAAAAATAGTATGGATAAAgcatattttcataataatatatatttaaaaaaaaaaaaagaaaatatgaataatataaataatacatcTATCTTTGATGggaataataaaaataaaaatattaataaaaataataataataataataataataatatgagtCATGTTTTTAGCGAAAGAATAGCGTTGGAAAATTCTCTTAGCGAATTGGATAATATGTTATCTGTAGGTGAAAGTACTACATTTCAATTGAAACTTcagaataataatatcataaaacaacttaaaaaaatgaatacatttaataagtatataccacaaatacaaaaaattctgaaaaaaattaaatattatagtTTTAAAAGGGTTATCATTTTATCTATAACAATATctatatgtatttttatattttgtatattcaAATTGGGTAAATGA